In Candidatus Electrothrix scaldis, the genomic window ACTTTGGACAAATCAAAAGGCATGTTCATATAATGATCAGAGAAGGTGTCGTTCTGCTCAGGATCAAGAACCTCCAGCAGAGCTGAAGAAGGATCGCCACGGTAATCTGAGCCAATTTTATCGATCTCATCCATCATAAAAACAGGGTTGTTAGTTCCTACGCTTTTTAAGCCCTGAAGAATACGACCAGGCATTGCGCCGATATAGGTCCGACGATGACCACGAATCTCTGCTTCATCCCGCATACCGCCCAGAGAAAGGCGATAGAACTTACGTCCCATAGCTTTGGCGACCGCCTGGCCCAAAGATGTCTTACCTACGCCTGGAGGACCAGCAAAGCAGAGGATAGGCCCCTTGGTCTCCTTATTCAATTTGCGGACAGCAAGAAATTCCAGAATACGCTCCTTGATCTTTTCCAGGCCATGATGATCCTCATCCAACACCTTGGCAGCGAGCTCCAGATCAAGAATATCTTTGGACGATTTTTTCCAGGGCAGGTCAATAATCCACTCGATATAAGTACGAATAATATTGGCCTCAGATGCATCAGGATGCATCATCTCCAGACGTTTTAATTCCTTCCGTGCTTCCTTACGAGCATACTTGGGCATCCGTTTCTTTTTAATTTTTCTGCCCAATTCCTCAATTTCTTGGGAATAGGCATCATCATCGCCCAGTTCTTTTTTCAGAGCCTGTAATTGTTCGCGCAGAAAGTATTCCCGCTGAGAACGGGACATCTCTTCCTTGGCATCGGACTGAATTTTCGCCTGGACCGTAGCGACTTCCATCTCCTTATTCAGGAGTTCCGCTACCAAACGCAGTCGCTCCACCGGCTGCGCTGTCTCAAGTATTTTTTGCGATTCTGACACCTTAAGACGAAGATTCGACCCTACCAGATCAGCAAGCCTTCCCGGCTCTTCGATATTATTCACGATAGCCATTAAATCTGCGGAAAGCACACCACGTAAGGACATGATCTTCTCTGTCTGCTCCCGCACAAGGCGCATCAAGGCTTCCACCTCAACGGTGATCTCCTCTTCACTCGCCTCTTCTTCAAGCAAATCAACCTTGACCCGAAAATGCGGTTTTTTCTGCTCGTATGATTTAATTTCAGCTTTTGACAAGGCCTGGACCAAAACCTTCAGCCTACCATCGGGCAGTTTCAAGGTCCGCATGATCATGGAAACCATTCCAACCTGGTAGAGGTCATCGGGCTCAGGCTCGTCACTGGTTGCATCTTTCTGCGTAACCAACATCAGCAGTTTATCGCCTTCCATAGCCTCGTTGACCGCAGATACAGAGCCGGGCCGCCCCACAAAAAGTGGCAGAATCATGTAGTTAAAAACAACTACATCCCGAACCGCCATCATGGGCAGCTCTTCCGGTATGTCCATATCTTGAGTATTTTCTGCGAAATCGTCCATGCTGGCTGATAACGAGTCGTCAAATTCCATTTTTATCCTCTTTATATCAAATAGTTGCAAGAAAAGACACTCAACATCACCTTACTTGCAGCGCTGTTTATTGCATGATTGGTTGAAAGAAACTAAACATAACCTTATAGTAAGTCAAGGAGGCATGACAACTCCATGCGAAAAATGTGGTCATCTTACCCTGTCTTGCTCTTCTTTTAAATGCTTACAAATACTGAAGCGGATAATTTTTTGAATTTTCAGGAGGACAAGAGGAAATATCCCACCTCTTATTAGCTTCACCATCATCATATCATCTCTTTTTTATTAAAATTTCAACAGAATAGTTCATTCTACCCAGAAAACAGGAGCAACCATGCTTGATGCCGCATCTTTTTTTGATTTGGCCGATTTTTCCCACAGAGAAATATTTCAGGGCTCAGAGTATGTTTGGGATGGTCTCGTCAATCTGAAACCTTATATGAAAGGTCTTGATTACAGTTCATTCAGGCATGAGGAGCTACAAGACGGCATTCCGCTAAAAAATCATCTTATCTATTATCAGGGCACCTTGCAAAGCGGAGAAAATTGCTCATTTTCCTGGGATGAGGTAGGCAAAGGAAAATTATCCGTCATACGGGACGGGCAACTCCTTTCCGGTGCTTCTGTTATTATGGCAGGGGCAGTTATTATGGGGCAGGACATTCAACTGGGCAAAGGAGTCTTAATAGAATCAGGCGCTTTAATTAAGGGGCCAGCTGCTATTGGCGATTGTACAGAAATACGACAAGGTGCCTATGTCCGAGGATATTGCCTGACAGGCAAACGCTGTGTGCTTGGCCACACCACAGAAATCAAACATTCTATTTTTCTTAATGATGCCAAGGCTGGCCATTTTGCCTATCTTGGCGACTCCATTCTGGGAAACGATGCGAACCTCGGGGCTGGGACGAAATTTGCTAACCTCCGTTTCCTTCCAGGAAATGTTCAGGTCAGGACCGATAAATCCGTCTTTGATACCGGCTTGCGCAAACTTGGAGCTATTCTTGGCGACAAGGCTCAAACCGGCTGCAATTCCGTTACCAATCCCGGCACTCTGATTGGCCCTGAAGGCATCCTCATGCCCAACACCACTGCCGGTTCAGGTTATCATGTCCCGAGGAAGATCATC contains:
- the lon gene encoding endopeptidase La; this encodes MEFDDSLSASMDDFAENTQDMDIPEELPMMAVRDVVVFNYMILPLFVGRPGSVSAVNEAMEGDKLLMLVTQKDATSDEPEPDDLYQVGMVSMIMRTLKLPDGRLKVLVQALSKAEIKSYEQKKPHFRVKVDLLEEEASEEEITVEVEALMRLVREQTEKIMSLRGVLSADLMAIVNNIEEPGRLADLVGSNLRLKVSESQKILETAQPVERLRLVAELLNKEMEVATVQAKIQSDAKEEMSRSQREYFLREQLQALKKELGDDDAYSQEIEELGRKIKKKRMPKYARKEARKELKRLEMMHPDASEANIIRTYIEWIIDLPWKKSSKDILDLELAAKVLDEDHHGLEKIKERILEFLAVRKLNKETKGPILCFAGPPGVGKTSLGQAVAKAMGRKFYRLSLGGMRDEAEIRGHRRTYIGAMPGRILQGLKSVGTNNPVFMMDEIDKIGSDYRGDPSSALLEVLDPEQNDTFSDHYMNMPFDLSKVMFITTANRTDTIPGPLMDRMEVIRLAGYTLEEKLVIARKYLLPRQVKENGIKLSLIRLDDDIMELIITNYTLEAGVRNLERELGKICRKLARKIAEGGKGPYTISKNTVQKYLGPPKYLPETELDTLQQPGLAIGLAWTSVGGALLHIETSVLPGKGKLILTGQLGDVMKESAQAALTYCRSRSEALGVKNEYFDTIDIHVHVPAGAIPKDGPSAGITMTTALCSAITGQMVKKGVAMTGEVTLRGRVLPIGGLKEKALAALRAGIKKIIIPFDNEKDLVEIPDEMRKKLSFFPVTHMDEVVDIALGGWKKTTTAKKK